A portion of the Heliangelus exortis chromosome 28, bHelExo1.hap1, whole genome shotgun sequence genome contains these proteins:
- the LOC139788182 gene encoding nuclear receptor ROR-beta-like: MRAQIEVIPCKICGDKSSGIHYGVITCEGCKGFFRRSQQNNASYSCSRQRNCLIDRTNRNRCQHCRLQKCLALGMSRDAVKFGRMSKKQRDSLYAEVQKHQQSQEQSSGTKDEPEPLSRVYTTSVSSGVSDLDDISTLSDGLLFDFPLTPDGSSTYYNLDLLTSAQPSPDQSSLDVAEATLIKQESLYELMLEPALFAHGALEGGQLPADISVLEIDRVAQNVVKSHLETCQYTTEELKRLAWSLYTPEEVRAFQSQSCEALWQQCSLQISNAIQYVVEFAKRIEGFMELCQNDQIILLKAGCLEVLLIRMVRAFNPLNSTVLFEGKFGGVQMFKSLGCDDLIGAVFELGRALCRLQLSDEEIALFTAAVLLSPDRPWLTESKKVQKLQDKIYVALQHEIQKKHSAEDKLSKMVSKLPLMKTICNLHLDKLEFFRLLHPETAMNFPPLYKEVFNSELQYSDPRES; this comes from the exons ATGCGAG CCCAAATCGAAGTGATCCCGTGCAAGATCTGCGGTGACAAGTCCTCGGGCATCCACTACGGCGTTATCACCTGCGAGGGCTGTAAG GGATTTTTTCGGAGGAGCCAGCAGAACAACGCCAGCTACTCCTGCTCCCGGCAGAGGAATTGCCTGATCGACCGCACCAACCGCAACCGCTGCCAGCACTGCCGCCTGCAGAAATGCCTGGCGCTCGGCATGTCCCGGGATG CTGTGAAGTTTGGCCGCATGTCGAAGAAGCAGCGGGACAGCCTCTATGCTGAGGTGCAGAAacaccagcagagccaggagcagagcagtggcACCAAGGATGAGCCCGAGCCCCTGAGCCGTGTCTACACCACCAGTGTCAGCAGCGGGGTCTCAGACCTGGATGACATCTCCACGCTGTCAGACGGGCTCCTCTTCGACTTCCCCCTCACccctgatggcagcagcacctACTACAACCTCGACCTGCTCACCTCAGCACAGCCCTCACCCGACCAGTCCAGCCTGGACGTGGCTGAGGCCACGCTCATCAAACAGGAGTCCCTCTATGAGCTGATGCTGGAGCCAGCCCTGTTTGCTCACGGGGCTCTGGAGGgggggcagctgcctgcagacatCTCTGTGCTGGAGATAG ACCGGGTGGCCCAGAACGTGGTGAAGTCCCACCTGGAGACGTGCCAGTACACCACAGAGGAGCTCAAGCGCTTGGCCTGGAGCCTCTACACCCCCGAGGAAGTCCGAGCCTTCCAGAGCCAG agctgtgaggCCCTGTGGCAGCAGTGCTCCCTGCAGATCTCCAACGCCATCCAGTACGTGGTGGAGTTTGCCAAACGCATCGAGGGCTTCATGGAGCTCTGCCAGAACGACCAAATCATCCTCCTGAAAGCTG GTTGCCTGGAGGTTCTCCTGATCCGCATGGTCCGCGCCTTCAACCCCCTGAACAGCACCGTGCTCTTCGAGGGGAAGTTTGGGGGTGTGCAGATGTTCAAATCACTCG GTTGTGACGACCTCATCGGTGCCGTCTTTGAGCTGGGGAGGGCCCTGTGCCGCCTGCAGCTCTCAGATGAGGAGATCGCCCtcttcactgctgctgttctgctctCCCCAG ATCGCCCGTGGCTGACAGAGTCCAAGAAGGTGCAGAAGCTCCAGGACAAGATCTACGTGGCCCTGCAGCACGAGATCCAGAAGAAACACTCCGCTGAGGACAAGCTCTCAAAG ATGGTTTCCAAGCTGCCCTTGATGAAGACCATTTGCAACCTCCACCTGGACAAGCTGGAGTTTTTCCGTCTCCTTCACCCGGAGACCGCCATGAACTTCCCACCCCTCTACAAGGAGGTTTTCAACTCGGAGCTGCAGTACAGTGACCCCCGGGAGAGCtaa